A region of Allocoleopsis franciscana PCC 7113 DNA encodes the following proteins:
- a CDS encoding pentapeptide repeat-containing protein, with the protein MANPEQLALLRQGVYFWNRQKPESCQIPIDLSDSDLKEANLCGAYFQCANLNRTNLSRANLSRANLSHANLSGARLECVSLSRANLNQADLEGAILFQSNLSQANLIGASLPETDLQVATLFQANLTGACLRGTIFWRSHLMRAVLRRVDFHEAILQETSFRQADLREADFTRVYFSEASLSEANLRGANLDQALVKRTSFWRTNLQQASLKGAYLKRIVFNQTDLSGASFQGAQLQGAVFRGANLTGANFEGANLERAVFRGANLTGTNLKGASLQWAVFKEVNIEQTEGWDSSFNQEALIR; encoded by the coding sequence ATGGCAAATCCGGAACAGCTCGCATTGCTTAGGCAAGGGGTATATTTCTGGAATCGACAAAAGCCAGAAAGTTGTCAGATCCCCATAGACCTCAGCGACTCAGACTTAAAAGAAGCAAATCTTTGTGGAGCATACTTCCAATGCGCTAACCTGAATCGCACTAACCTGAGTCGCGCTAACTTGAGTCGCGCTAACCTGAGCCACGCCAACCTGAGTGGTGCACGACTAGAGTGTGTGTCCTTGAGTCGAGCCAACTTGAATCAGGCAGACCTTGAGGGGGCGATTCTCTTCCAATCCAACCTCAGCCAAGCCAACTTAATCGGCGCTTCTCTTCCAGAAACTGACCTTCAGGTCGCAACACTCTTTCAGGCTAACTTAACAGGAGCTTGCCTGCGAGGCACAATTTTTTGGCGATCGCATCTCATGAGAGCTGTTTTAAGGAGGGTAGATTTCCATGAAGCGATCCTTCAAGAAACAAGCTTTCGACAAGCCGACCTGAGGGAAGCAGACTTTACTCGGGTATACTTCAGCGAGGCTAGCCTCAGCGAGGCAAATCTTCGAGGAGCAAACCTTGATCAGGCTCTAGTCAAGAGAACTAGCTTTTGGCGCACCAACCTTCAACAAGCGTCCCTAAAAGGAGCTTACCTCAAAAGGATTGTCTTTAATCAAACCGACCTAAGCGGTGCTTCCTTTCAAGGAGCACAACTTCAAGGAGCTGTCTTTAGAGGAGCCAACCTTACAGGAGCTAACTTTGAGGGAGCCAACCTTGAGAGAGCTGTCTTTAGGGGGGCAAATCTCACAGGAACTAATCTCAAGGGAGCTTCTCTTCAATGGGCTGTTTTCAAAGAAGTTAATATAGAACAAACTGAAGGATGGGATAGCAGCTTCAATCAAGAAGCCTTAATTCGTTAA
- a CDS encoding DUF2949 domain-containing protein, with product MNSKRLQGLICFLQDDLAIPSTSIDLAVRHLPDTLNLVPMILWQYGLVTLQQLDQIFDWLETA from the coding sequence ATGAATTCAAAACGTTTGCAAGGGTTAATTTGTTTTTTACAGGATGATTTGGCAATTCCATCGACTTCCATTGATTTGGCTGTACGCCATCTCCCTGATACTCTCAATCTGGTACCAATGATTCTTTGGCAGTACGGATTGGTAACACTCCAGCAGTTAGATCAAATTTTCGATTGGTTGGAAACGGCTTAA
- a CDS encoding VOC family protein, whose protein sequence is MSDLGFTHVALPVTHLDASITFYSKYARMQVVHHRTDQTNQSDVVWLGDLTRPFVIVLIQMPTVEYPLLPIAHLGVACATREEVDRLCDQARLEGVLEVGPAEEGYPVGYWAFIRDPDGHTLEISYGQEVSFTVKQAAEMKAKE, encoded by the coding sequence ATGTCCGATCTGGGGTTTACACACGTCGCGCTTCCTGTAACTCATCTGGATGCCAGCATCACGTTTTATTCAAAGTATGCACGAATGCAAGTGGTTCACCACCGCACGGATCAAACCAATCAATCTGATGTTGTCTGGCTAGGCGACCTCACTCGGCCTTTTGTGATCGTGCTGATTCAAATGCCCACTGTAGAATATCCACTCTTACCTATCGCCCATCTGGGTGTAGCGTGCGCGACTCGTGAGGAAGTAGATCGCCTTTGTGATCAGGCTCGGTTAGAGGGTGTTCTAGAAGTAGGGCCGGCGGAGGAGGGATACCCGGTGGGTTACTGGGCTTTTATCCGTGACCCGGACGGTCATACTCTTGAAATTTCTTATGGTCAGGAAGTGAGTTTTACCGTCAAGCAAGCGGCTGAAATGAAGGCTAAGGAGTAA
- the pckA gene encoding phosphoenolpyruvate carboxykinase (ATP), producing the protein MNSKTQKRESLARKNLNGVYQNSSQDRNQINGKTPGLESLGLKNLGQVYWNLPVPQLIEHSIVSQEGILASNGALCVNTGKYTGRSPKDKFIVDEPSIHDEIDWNTVNVPIASDKFDLLYKRMLAYIQGKNLYVFDGYVGADPNYQLSVRVINELASHNLFVHQMFLRPTAEELKTHHPDFTVISVPGFQGDPDIDGINSEAFIVLSFEKRLVLIGGTHYAGEMKKSVFSFMNYIMTKRNVLPMHCSANMDQDGNTALFFGLSGTGKTTLSADPIRHLIGDDEHGWSDLGTFNFEGGCYAKTIRLSKENEPQIWEAIRFGAMLENVVLDENTRVPDYDDGSLTENTRVAYPVEHIPNCVIPSIGGHPKTVIFLTADAFGVLPPIAKLTHRQAIYHFMSGYTSKVAGTERGITEPQATFSACFGQPFLPLSATVYGKMLYEKLVKFDATVYLVNTGWTGGPYGIGSRIKLPLTRAMISAALSGKLDRVAFHHHPIFKILVPEIVPGVERDILDPQKTWSDPAAYEQQAKALAKRFVENFKQFHQAPLEILEAAPVF; encoded by the coding sequence ATGAATAGCAAAACTCAGAAACGAGAGTCCCTAGCTCGGAAAAACCTGAATGGGGTTTATCAGAACTCTTCCCAAGACAGGAATCAAATCAACGGAAAGACTCCTGGACTAGAGTCTCTCGGTCTGAAAAACTTAGGTCAGGTTTACTGGAACCTACCCGTTCCTCAACTTATCGAACATTCAATAGTAAGCCAAGAAGGTATTCTAGCGAGTAATGGCGCTCTTTGTGTCAACACGGGCAAATATACAGGTCGCTCTCCTAAGGATAAATTCATTGTTGACGAACCGAGTATCCATGATGAAATAGATTGGAACACAGTCAACGTTCCGATTGCGAGCGATAAATTTGATCTACTCTACAAACGAATGCTGGCTTATATACAGGGCAAAAACCTGTATGTCTTTGATGGTTATGTTGGTGCCGATCCAAATTATCAGCTCAGTGTCCGAGTTATTAATGAACTAGCCTCTCACAATTTATTTGTCCATCAAATGTTCCTCAGGCCAACAGCAGAGGAACTCAAAACTCATCACCCTGACTTTACAGTAATATCCGTTCCAGGTTTCCAGGGTGACCCAGATATTGATGGTATCAACAGTGAAGCCTTTATTGTCCTCAGTTTTGAGAAAAGGCTGGTTCTGATTGGTGGTACCCACTATGCCGGTGAAATGAAAAAATCCGTGTTCTCGTTCATGAATTACATCATGACGAAACGGAATGTTTTGCCGATGCACTGCTCCGCCAACATGGATCAGGATGGTAACACAGCTCTATTTTTTGGACTTTCTGGCACCGGTAAAACAACATTATCTGCTGACCCCATCCGGCATTTAATTGGGGATGACGAACATGGATGGTCAGACCTTGGCACCTTCAATTTTGAGGGAGGATGTTACGCCAAGACCATTCGCCTATCCAAGGAAAATGAACCTCAGATTTGGGAAGCCATTCGCTTTGGCGCAATGCTGGAAAACGTGGTTCTCGATGAAAATACTCGTGTGCCCGATTATGACGATGGCAGCTTAACGGAAAATACTAGAGTCGCTTATCCGGTGGAACATATTCCCAATTGCGTGATTCCTAGTATCGGTGGCCATCCCAAGACCGTTATTTTCCTAACCGCCGATGCATTTGGCGTGTTGCCACCCATTGCCAAATTAACCCATCGCCAAGCCATCTATCACTTCATGTCGGGCTATACCAGTAAGGTAGCAGGTACAGAACGCGGCATTACGGAGCCACAAGCCACATTCTCAGCCTGTTTTGGTCAGCCGTTCCTACCGTTATCTGCGACAGTCTACGGTAAGATGTTATATGAAAAGCTGGTTAAGTTCGATGCTACGGTGTACTTAGTGAATACGGGTTGGACAGGTGGCCCTTATGGCATCGGCTCACGCATCAAACTGCCACTAACTCGTGCCATGATATCAGCCGCTCTCAGTGGCAAGTTGGATCGCGTCGCCTTCCATCACCATCCGATCTTCAAAATTTTGGTACCCGAAATTGTCCCTGGGGTTGAGCGGGACATTTTAGACCCTCAGAAGACTTGGAGCGATCCGGCGGCCTATGAGCAACAAGCCAAGGCTCTAGCGAAGCGGTTTGTGGAAAACTTTAAGCAGTTTCATCAGGCTCCCTTAGAGATTTTGGAAGCGGCTCCCGTGTTTTAG
- a CDS encoding IS5 family transposase (programmed frameshift) — protein MYRKASSSPTPPENFELPFEGKLSQDNRWVIMANLIPWDEFEEEYAKIFSIDMGAPALPFRMALGSLIIKERLGISDRETVEQIKENPYLQYFIGRKHYSNEAPYDASLLVRFRERINVDLVNQINQRMVKKIQEETEEESKKKSLSERQETRESPNQGKLILDATCAPGDISYPNDLGLLNQARVKTEKIIDTLYKPLKGRLKKKPKTYRNLARKDYLKVAKKRRSSRKERRKAIKKQLKYIKRNLSHIDQLLQTGEALEGLSISQYKSLLVVAEVYRQQQWMYENKAQRIDDRIVSLSQPHIRPIVRGKAGKPVEFGAKLAASVRDGYVFLDRISWDNFNEAGDLKAQIEAFKQHTGVYPESVHVDRIYRNRENRAFCKERGIRISGPPLGRPPANVSSDKKKQALDDEKVRNAIEGKFGISKRRFSLNRVMAKLPHTSQTAIAITFLVMNLSTLLRQFFCLFLCNTQHHAFFLDNY, from the exons ATGTACAGAAAAGCTTCCTCAAGCCCGACCCCACCGGAAAACTTTGAGCTGCCCTTTGAGGGAAAGTTATCACAAGATAACCGTTGGGTAATCATGGCAAATCTGATACCCTGGGATGAATTTGAAGAGGAATACGCCAAAATTTTTTCTATTGATATGGGGGCACCTGCGCTGCCATTTCGGATGGCATTGGGTTCATTAATAATCAAAGAAAGATTAGGAATAAGCGATCGGGAAACAGTAGAACAAATAAAAGAAAACCCTTACTTACAATACTTTATAGGGAGAAAGCATTACAGCAACGAAGCCCCTTATGATGCCTCACTTTTGGTAAGATTTAGAGAAAGGATAAATGTTGATTTAGTAAATCAAATAAATCAAAGAATGGTAAAGAAGATTCAGGAAGAAACAGAGGAGGAATCTAAAAAAAAA TCACTCTCAGAAAGGCAAGAAACAAGAGAAAGCCCGAATCAAGGGAAATTAATTCTGGATGCTACCTGTGCGCCAGGAGATATCAGCTATCCCAATGACTTGGGTCTATTAAATCAAGCCAGAGTCAAAACGGAAAAGATAATAGATACTCTCTATAAGCCCCTAAAAGGGAGACTAAAGAAAAAGCCAAAAACTTATAGAAACCTCGCTCGGAAAGATTACTTGAAAGTCGCCAAAAAACGGAGATCGTCAAGAAAAGAGAGAAGAAAAGCTATAAAAAAACAACTGAAATATATAAAAAGAAATTTATCACACATTGACCAGCTCCTTCAGACAGGAGAAGCACTTGAGGGTTTGAGCATCTCTCAATATAAGAGCTTGCTGGTGGTGGCGGAAGTTTACCGTCAACAGCAATGGATGTATGAGAATAAAGCCCAGAGAATTGACGACAGAATAGTCAGTTTAAGTCAGCCCCATATCCGTCCAATTGTGAGAGGAAAAGCCGGAAAACCTGTAGAATTTGGAGCTAAACTAGCAGCAAGCGTCAGAGATGGATATGTCTTTTTAGACCGTATAAGCTGGGATAACTTTAATGAAGCCGGAGACTTAAAAGCCCAAATAGAAGCATTTAAACAGCACACAGGAGTCTATCCCGAATCAGTACATGTAGATAGAATTTATCGAAATCGCGAGAATCGAGCATTCTGTAAAGAAAGAGGGATTAGAATAAGTGGCCCCCCCTTAGGCAGACCTCCAGCTAATGTCAGCTCAGACAAAAAGAAACAAGCCTTAGACGACGAGAAGGTTCGCAATGCTATTGAAGGAAAATTTGGCATCTCAAAGCGAAGATTTAGCTTGAATCGCGTCATGGCTAAACTGCCTCATACTTCTCAAACGGCTATTGCTATCACTTTTTTAGTCATGAATCTTTCCACCCTGCTACGGCAGTTTTTTTGTCTTTTTTTGTGCAATACACAACATCACGCCTTTTTTCTCGATAACTATTAA
- a CDS encoding Hsp70 family protein: protein MNQVDQTQVTYSIEEVQQSKVAVRVGEQPLTPPQISAQVLRKLKEDAEAVLGKTFSQSVITVPAYFSESQRQATKEAGELAGLRVPRIINEPTAAALAFGLGAQPQTVAVYDLGGGTFDISILRIERGLFRVKATSGDTHLGGDDFDLAMVLEKLLNRFISKSTQNLIDYQLGSTIIDKLFNRCLYESTE, encoded by the coding sequence GTGAACCAGGTAGACCAAACGCAAGTCACCTACAGCATTGAGGAAGTCCAGCAGAGCAAAGTCGCTGTCCGAGTTGGAGAGCAACCCCTCACCCCACCCCAGATTTCCGCTCAAGTTCTACGCAAGCTCAAGGAAGATGCCGAGGCAGTCTTGGGTAAGACATTCTCCCAATCCGTCATCACCGTCCCTGCCTATTTCAGCGAATCCCAGCGTCAGGCAACCAAGGAAGCGGGAGAACTGGCGGGTTTGCGAGTTCCCCGGATTATTAACGAGCCAACTGCTGCGGCTTTGGCATTTGGCTTGGGTGCCCAACCGCAAACAGTAGCCGTGTACGACTTAGGCGGCGGCACGTTCGATATCTCGATTTTGCGGATTGAACGGGGTTTGTTTCGAGTCAAGGCTACCAGTGGCGATACTCACTTAGGAGGCGATGATTTCGATCTAGCAATGGTTCTAGAGAAATTGTTGAACCGTTTTATCTCAAAATCAACTCAGAATTTGATAGATTATCAGCTCGGCTCAACAATTATCGACAAATTGTTTAACCGTTGTTTATATGAGTCTACGGAATGA
- a CDS encoding IS5/IS1182 family transposase, which produces MSNIPEYLEKNQQESKRLIGLEYEQLQQLIAAAELLHQQKDIEIEQRKVRINKAGGGRRPKLSVKDQIILTLVYLHPEPTFQMLGVQFGVSESTANDIFHYWSELLRELLPASLLEQVKKNPGEYKWVQEILAELELIVDSCEQPIPRPKDYQEQKKFYSGKKKNHTLKNQLIVTPNGQEIVDVIVGKPGPTSDINIWREGQSKLAPTQKFKGDKGYIGEVQIETPQKKPRARELSQEEKQKNREKASERIFVEHVIRLLKIFRVAQERFRLRAKSYQRIILLVCGLVRLRIGTLFINSSVCD; this is translated from the coding sequence ATGAGTAATATACCAGAGTACCTTGAAAAAAATCAACAAGAAAGTAAACGATTAATTGGACTAGAGTACGAACAGTTACAGCAATTAATAGCTGCCGCTGAATTATTACATCAACAGAAAGATATCGAGATTGAGCAAAGAAAAGTAAGGATAAACAAGGCAGGAGGAGGTAGAAGACCAAAACTATCAGTCAAAGACCAAATAATATTAACTTTGGTATATCTACACCCGGAGCCAACATTCCAGATGCTAGGAGTCCAGTTCGGAGTTAGTGAATCAACAGCGAATGACATATTTCACTACTGGTCAGAGCTATTGAGGGAATTGCTGCCTGCTAGTCTGCTGGAACAAGTAAAAAAAAATCCCGGTGAGTATAAATGGGTGCAAGAAATTCTCGCCGAGTTGGAGTTAATAGTGGATAGCTGTGAACAGCCAATACCGAGACCCAAGGACTATCAAGAACAAAAAAAGTTTTATTCAGGCAAAAAGAAAAACCATACTTTGAAAAATCAATTAATTGTCACACCAAATGGACAAGAGATTGTAGATGTTATAGTGGGAAAGCCAGGGCCGACTAGCGACATAAATATTTGGAGAGAAGGTCAATCCAAGTTAGCTCCAACACAAAAATTCAAAGGAGATAAAGGCTATATAGGAGAAGTCCAAATAGAAACTCCTCAAAAAAAGCCGAGAGCCAGGGAATTAAGCCAAGAAGAAAAACAAAAAAATCGAGAGAAAGCGAGTGAGAGAATATTTGTTGAACACGTAATTAGATTACTAAAGATTTTCCGTGTAGCCCAAGAAAGGTTTCGCCTAAGAGCCAAGAGTTATCAGAGAATAATTCTTCTAGTGTGTGGATTAGTCAGATTAAGGATTGGGACGTTATTTATAAATAGCTCAGTCTGCGACTAA
- a CDS encoding Hsp70 family protein, which yields MQVLETIGFDLGHGETAVAKARIESIEPPEMLEINNKKVQITALGWHPELGYLIGEQALIQAGVTQLQISFKKKPNNDLNYRKTILNFLATYYRLLKDSKQIEGGTTSQFFVGCPSGWSVSDREEYQMLLKESGIPLLSVVPESRAAFMQAKEAGKLDYDKLKSAVLIVDIGSSTTDFTLVKSLHEIPIDFGSNHLGASLIDKAIFARTLANHEDKALLEQVFEDYPHHQARCELACRKAKEDYFSNEQLYSHPQSFARGFESINEQIYFIPQVSRVMAQEILNQPLPELEGNSWIQSFREAVNVAKEKLDQQGIVPRVVLMTGGASRMKFTREICEEIFPEPESQVRPDPEPERCIALGLARVGRWDLRASAFKSEINQVFDSKKLKDLIERHIPELIELLVKPLSQGLIDKAIKPGLKDWRNNKIRTLADLEDVMKKQAEDWIKSDRTRQIVNSQCVTWFNSKIQPELAQETDSICRKYQIPRSSLRFEEGINPDVVNPELSIGDTILADTVSFIVNVVIGGGTVGSIIALILTGHLTWPIVLIYGVSVLAAGVEITRSKTQDAIKTKVDVPSWSRPMLLNDSKLDSICEQMNPELERVFREQLTANQEAFDELIAKVGQELKNALNNKAEEAVILIQ from the coding sequence ATGCAAGTTTTAGAAACAATTGGGTTCGATTTAGGACACGGTGAAACGGCTGTGGCTAAAGCCAGAATAGAGAGCATCGAACCCCCTGAGATGCTGGAAATTAATAATAAAAAAGTTCAAATTACCGCTCTGGGTTGGCATCCCGAACTTGGCTATCTAATTGGAGAACAAGCCTTAATTCAAGCTGGCGTTACTCAACTCCAAATTTCGTTTAAGAAAAAGCCAAATAACGACCTGAATTACAGAAAAACTATCCTGAATTTTTTGGCAACCTACTACCGCCTTTTGAAAGACAGCAAACAGATTGAAGGTGGGACAACGAGTCAGTTCTTTGTTGGGTGTCCTTCAGGGTGGTCAGTGAGCGATCGCGAAGAATACCAAATGTTACTGAAGGAATCGGGTATTCCTTTATTGAGCGTTGTACCCGAATCACGAGCTGCTTTCATGCAAGCCAAGGAAGCGGGTAAGCTCGACTATGACAAACTCAAATCAGCCGTTCTAATTGTTGATATTGGCTCTTCAACGACGGATTTCACCTTAGTTAAGAGTTTACATGAAATACCTATAGATTTCGGAAGTAACCACCTCGGAGCATCCCTAATTGACAAGGCAATTTTTGCCCGAACTCTCGCCAACCATGAGGATAAGGCGTTACTCGAACAAGTGTTTGAAGACTATCCCCATCACCAAGCGCGTTGTGAATTAGCCTGTCGCAAAGCGAAGGAAGATTACTTTTCTAACGAACAACTTTATAGCCATCCACAATCCTTTGCACGCGGCTTTGAGTCCATCAACGAACAGATTTACTTTATCCCTCAAGTGAGTCGTGTGATGGCACAGGAAATATTGAACCAGCCTTTACCTGAACTGGAGGGCAACAGTTGGATTCAGTCCTTCCGTGAGGCGGTGAATGTGGCGAAAGAAAAGCTCGACCAACAAGGTATTGTGCCGAGGGTTGTGTTGATGACTGGGGGTGCATCCCGCATGAAGTTTACCCGTGAGATTTGCGAAGAGATTTTCCCAGAACCCGAAAGTCAAGTTCGTCCAGATCCAGAACCAGAACGATGTATTGCATTGGGTTTAGCACGGGTTGGACGATGGGATTTGCGGGCATCTGCCTTTAAATCAGAAATTAATCAAGTATTTGATTCAAAGAAATTAAAAGACCTGATTGAGAGGCATATTCCAGAGTTAATTGAACTGCTGGTGAAGCCCCTCTCACAGGGATTGATTGACAAGGCTATTAAACCCGGTTTGAAAGATTGGAGAAACAACAAAATCCGGACTTTGGCTGACCTGGAAGACGTGATGAAAAAGCAGGCAGAGGATTGGATTAAGAGCGATCGAACTCGGCAGATTGTTAATAGTCAATGTGTGACTTGGTTTAACAGTAAAATTCAACCTGAATTGGCACAAGAAACTGACTCAATTTGTCGCAAATATCAGATACCTAGAAGTAGTTTGAGGTTTGAGGAGGGGATTAACCCTGATGTGGTCAACCCGGAGTTGTCAATTGGAGACACTATTCTTGCTGATACCGTCTCGTTTATCGTCAATGTCGTGATTGGTGGGGGTACTGTCGGTAGCATCATCGCTTTGATATTAACCGGACATTTAACTTGGCCTATTGTGCTCATCTATGGAGTTTCGGTGCTGGCGGCAGGTGTGGAGATAACTCGCAGCAAAACTCAAGACGCAATTAAGACAAAGGTGGATGTTCCTAGTTGGAGTCGTCCTATGCTTTTGAATGATAGTAAGCTTGATTCAATTTGTGAGCAAATGAATCCTGAGTTAGAACGGGTTTTTAGAGAACAACTGACGGCGAATCAGGAAGCGTTTGATGAACTGATTGCTAAGGTTGGACAAGAGTTAAAGAATGCTCTCAATAATAAGGCGGAAGAGGCTGTTATTCTCATCCAGTAG
- a CDS encoding caspase, EACC1-associated type, translating into MAKVALLIGVSEYEQGLNSLLAAAKDIEAMRDVLLDPGIGGFTKPNITVLKNPERQTMEEAIYSLFAGRHKDDLLLLFFSGHGIKDDLGNLYLATRRTRKSSNGELISPTAVAARFVHDCMSRSRSKRQIVILDCCFSGAFAEGLSAKDDGTINIREQLGGEGRAVLTSSSSTQYSFEQEGEELSLYTRFLIEGMKTGEADQDGDDVISIDELHEYASRKVKEVKPEVKPEIYAIREGFKIRLTKVPLGDPRQRYQKEVARYGKRGDLTIVSRGILDALRAKLEFSVDEAKVLEDEILEPYRKEFRQKIQRYEQIFTDLLQQEESVSDATRQELQNLQQVLELRNEDTVPIEAKVTAYIQAQKQNLRVYEQSLREALRQEYPLGEVKRSELRRLQLQLELSDADISRIEARLGSEVKEYYKKLRQYKQAFAEAVRHEFPLNEPKRNELKIHQQNLELSDIDVTSVEAQITAEIESYHQKLQQYEQAFIKATQYKQYPSESTRQQLKQTWQILGLNQVDVATIETKITTQIETYQKNLRQYEQEFASAAEQQYPLNSAKRQELRQQQQALNLTAEDIEPVETQIITQIEDHWKKLRQYEQVLISSIQYEYPFTDATREELRQFQKVLELGDGDVARIEKQVIANNNKKLQSGTDSTSDVDSSNQKSTSSVAKTNKKSPQENTSQTSQKDEIYQQKLKKYEQEVASKVNLGLINDDYIRGQLKELQRRLEIKDSDAAAIESRATGSVVETDKSTSIKDIAPRTSASSASKQTVATQSHPDSLIPKRTSTVSVSQNDLSNKFNSNRTLMLLFFVVSSFAIMSGLNPFLDKLSPLANHPSNLQNSKP; encoded by the coding sequence ATGGCGAAGGTAGCTTTACTGATTGGGGTTAGTGAATATGAACAAGGCTTAAATTCACTACTTGCTGCTGCGAAAGATATTGAAGCGATGCGGGATGTATTGCTTGATCCAGGTATCGGGGGATTTACTAAGCCGAACATCACAGTGCTAAAAAATCCTGAGCGTCAAACAATGGAGGAAGCTATTTATTCATTGTTTGCAGGACGACATAAAGATGATTTATTACTTCTCTTCTTCTCCGGTCATGGTATAAAAGACGATTTGGGCAATCTTTATTTGGCAACTCGTAGAACTCGGAAAAGTTCTAATGGAGAATTGATTAGCCCAACAGCGGTTGCAGCTAGATTTGTGCATGACTGTATGAGCCGTAGTCGCTCAAAGCGTCAGATTGTGATTTTGGATTGTTGCTTTAGTGGTGCTTTTGCCGAAGGTCTATCCGCTAAAGATGATGGAACGATTAATATTCGTGAACAACTTGGCGGTGAAGGGCGAGCAGTCCTGACATCTTCTAGTTCGACTCAGTACTCTTTTGAGCAGGAAGGGGAAGAGTTATCGCTGTATACCCGTTTCTTAATTGAGGGTATGAAAACCGGAGAGGCTGATCAAGATGGAGATGATGTCATTTCAATTGATGAGTTGCATGAGTATGCTAGCCGAAAGGTTAAAGAAGTCAAACCAGAAGTCAAACCAGAAATCTATGCAATTCGAGAAGGGTTTAAAATCCGATTAACAAAAGTTCCTTTAGGCGATCCTCGTCAAAGGTATCAGAAAGAAGTAGCACGTTATGGTAAACGAGGAGATTTGACTATTGTTAGCCGAGGTATTTTAGATGCTTTGAGAGCTAAATTAGAATTTTCAGTTGATGAGGCAAAAGTTTTAGAAGATGAAATATTAGAACCTTATCGAAAAGAGTTTCGGCAAAAAATTCAGCGTTATGAACAAATTTTTACCGATCTTCTTCAGCAAGAAGAATCTGTTAGCGATGCGACTCGCCAAGAATTGCAGAATCTTCAACAAGTTTTAGAACTAAGGAATGAAGATACAGTACCTATTGAGGCAAAGGTCACAGCTTATATTCAAGCTCAGAAACAGAATTTGAGAGTTTACGAACAATCATTGAGAGAAGCTTTGCGGCAAGAGTACCCGCTAGGTGAAGTTAAAAGAAGTGAACTACGGCGACTACAACTTCAGCTGGAACTAAGTGATGCTGATATTTCTCGGATTGAAGCTCGTTTAGGCTCTGAGGTGAAGGAGTATTACAAAAAACTGAGACAGTATAAGCAAGCATTTGCTGAGGCTGTACGGCACGAATTTCCATTAAATGAACCTAAGCGTAATGAGCTTAAAATACACCAGCAGAATTTAGAATTATCAGATATCGATGTGACTTCAGTTGAAGCGCAGATTACAGCTGAAATAGAGTCTTACCATCAGAAATTGCAGCAGTATGAGCAAGCTTTCATCAAAGCAACTCAGTACAAACAATATCCAAGTGAATCAACGCGCCAACAGTTGAAACAAACTTGGCAGATACTAGGCTTAAACCAAGTAGATGTAGCAACAATCGAGACTAAGATTACTACCCAGATTGAGACATATCAGAAAAATCTAAGACAGTATGAACAAGAATTTGCTAGTGCAGCTGAGCAACAGTATCCTCTGAACAGTGCAAAGCGACAAGAATTGCGCCAACAACAGCAAGCTTTGAACCTCACAGCTGAAGACATTGAGCCAGTTGAGACTCAAATCATAACTCAAATTGAAGATCACTGGAAGAAGTTGCGGCAATATGAACAAGTTTTAATCAGTTCAATTCAGTATGAGTATCCTTTTACTGATGCTACTCGTGAAGAGTTAAGACAATTTCAAAAGGTTCTTGAACTTGGTGATGGAGATGTAGCTCGAATTGAAAAACAAGTCATTGCTAATAACAATAAAAAGTTACAGTCTGGCACTGACTCTACCTCAGATGTAGACTCGTCCAATCAAAAATCAACAAGCAGTGTTGCGAAAACTAACAAGAAATCACCACAAGAAAATACTTCGCAGACTTCTCAAAAAGATGAGATATATCAACAAAAACTGAAAAAATATGAGCAGGAAGTGGCTAGCAAAGTCAATCTTGGGTTAATTAATGATGATTATATTCGTGGGCAATTAAAGGAACTCCAACGCCGTCTTGAAATAAAAGATTCAGATGCCGCAGCGATTGAATCAAGAGCAACAGGAAGCGTAGTAGAAACAGATAAATCAACATCCATTAAAGATATCGCACCCAGAACTTCTGCATCTTCAGCAAGCAAGCAAACAGTAGCAACTCAAAGTCATCCTGACAGCCTCATACCGAAGCGAACTTCTACTGTTTCTGTAAGTCAAAACGACTTATCTAATAAATTCAATTCAAACCGGACTCTGATGTTATTGTTTTTCGTTGTATCTTCCTTTGCAATTATGAGTGGATTAAATCCTTTTTTAGACAAGTTATCTCCTCTTGCAAATCATCCTTCAAATCTCCAAAATTCCAAGCCTTAA